Part of the Cryptosporangium arvum DSM 44712 genome, GCGGTCATCTGCGCGGCGCCGTCGCCGATCACGAGCACCGGGCGGCGCTGCGGTTCGGCGAGCCCGGCGCCGAGGGTGGCGGGCAGCGTGTACCCGACCGAGCTCCACACCGGCTGCGCGACGAACGCGGTGCCGCGGGGGAACGTGATGCTGGCCGCGCCCCAGAACGACGTGCCGATCTCCGCGAGCAGCGTCGAGTTCCTCGGCAGCCACTCCTCCAGGCTCTCCCACAGCGAGATCTGCGTGAGCGCGTCGGTGACCGGCCCGTACTCCTCCTCCGCGCGGTAGCCCAGCACGGCCGACGCGGGCAGCCCGGCCGCCGGCAGCGTCGCGTACTCGCTGGCCAGGCCGGTGAGCGCGGCGAGGGCGGCGTGCATCGGCACGCCGTCGAACGTCTCCTGGGCCACCCGGGCCGAGGTGCCCCGGATCTCGATCGTGGCCGCCGGGTCGTTGCGTGCGGTGAACGCACCGGAGACGACGTCGGTCATCAGCGTGCCGACGGTGATCAGCACGGCGGCCTGGTCGACGGCGTGGCGGGCGGACTTCACGCCCAGGTCGCCCCAGTAGACCCCGGCGAAGCAGGGGTGGTCCTCGTTCACACATCCCTTGCTCGAGACGAGCGTGACGAACGGCAGCGGGCCGGCCTCGACCAGCGCACGCAGCTCGCGGGTGGCCTGGCGGCGCTCGACCTCGTGACCGGCGACGACCGTGACCTGACCGTCCTTGGTCCGGAGGAGGTTGCGCGCGGCGTTCGCGAACGCGGCGAGCGCGGCGGCGTCCACCTTGGTCCTGGGGAGCGGGGTGGCGAGGCGCTCGGCGTCGGTCGTCGCGTCGGCCACGTCGGCGGGCACGCTCAGGTAGACCGGGCGGGACGTCTCGAGCGCGGTGGCGAGCGCGGCGTCGATCTGTTCGGCCGCGCGCTCGTGGGTGAGCACCTCGGTCGCGGCGGTGACCTCGCGGTAGGCCCGCGCGAAGTGCCCGAGGTCGCCGTCGGCGAGCGTGTGGTGCAGGAGTTTCCCGGCTGCTCCGGTGGCCGGCGATCCGGTGATCTGGACGACGGGCACCTGCTCGGCGTACGCGCCGGCGATCGCGTTGAGGCAGCTCAGCTCGCCCACGCCGTAGGTCGTGACGACCGCGGCGAGCCCCCGGCGGCGCGCGTAGGCGTCGGCCGCGTAGCCCGCGTTGAGCTCGTTCGGGGAGCCCACCCAGCGCTGCTGACCGCCCGCGAGCAGGCCGTCGATGAGCGCCGAGGTGAAATCGCCGGGGACACCGAAGAGGTGCGCCACGCCGTTCTGGCGTAACCGCTCGGCCAGATACCCGGAAACCGTGACCTCACGCATGAACGTGACGCTGCCGTTCGGGGGTCAGAACGGCAAGATGAGGGTGGTTGGTTGAGCAAAATGCTTCCTGATCGACGCTCGAAGGGCTGACTGTTGAGCGAAACGCGCATTGTCGACCGCACCGACGCGGCCATCCTGCTGGCGTTGGACGCCGCGCCGCTCGCCACCACCACGGCGTTGGCGGACGAGCTGGGGTTCGCGCGCAACACGGTGCAGAGCCGGCAGCGGCGGCTGGAGTCGGACGGGTCGCTGGCGCCGCCGTCGAGCCGGCTGCGACTGGATTCGCTGGGGTACCAGATGCTGGCGTTCGTCTCGATCCAGATCAGTCAGGGAGAGCTGGACCCGACGGTGGAGGCGCTGTCGACGATTCCCGAGGTGCTGGAGTTGCACGCGGTGACCGGGGACGCGGACCTGATCGCGCGGGTGGTGGCGGTGGATCCGGAGGACCTGCACCGGGTGACGCGGCTGATCGTGGGGTCGTACGGGGTGATGCGGACGAGCACGAGCCTGGCGGCGAGGGAGCTGATTCCGCATCGGATGGGCCCGCTGCTCGCTCGGTCGCTGGAGTAGTGGTCGGTCGTTCCGGCTTCTCGCGGCACCGCGATGGCGGGAGCGAGGCATCGCGGTGGCGGGAGCGGGTTCAGCGGTCGCGGTTTCCGGGCGGACGTGGGACGGCCCGGGAACCCATGGTCGGGTTCCCGGGCCGGTGAGGCGGGTGGTCAGTGCTGTCAGTGCTCGCTGTGTTCGCGGCGGAAGCGGCTCAGGCGGCTGGTGAGCCGGCTGCCCAGGCCACCGTGGCCGGCGCCTTCGCGGTCGGCCGGGTCACGGTCGTCCCGCGCCGGGGCGGTGTGGTCGACGGGGGTGGATCCGTTGTTGCCGTCGTCGACGGGGGTGGCGCGGTCGGTCACGGGGGTGACGCCGTCGTTCACGGCCACCCGCTCGTCGCGGGCGGACCGCTCGTCGCGGACGGGCCGCTCGTCGTCAGTGGCGTCGTGGGCGGTGTGTTCGCGGGCGGCGGCGTCGCGGGCCTCGCGGTCGCGCTCGACGCGGGCGATGCGCTCACGGGTGTAGCCGTCGCGGCCGTCGTCGGCGACGGGGGTGTCGGTGCGGGCGGTGACCTCGTCCGTGGCGGGGCCGGCGGCGACCTCGTCACGACGGTCACGGCCACGGAGCAGCCGGGTCCGCGCGGGCGCGGTGCGCTCGGGCGCGGTGCGCTCGGCGTCGCGAGCGTCCGCGCGACCGGCGTCGGCGGGCGCGGCGGTGTGGCCGGTGCGGCGACGGCCGCGGTCGACGTGCACGCGGTCCTCACGCAACGCGTTCTCGTGCGCGGTGTCCACATCGTGGATACGACCGTCCCCGGGGGCACCGTCGGGGTCGAGATCCGGCGCCAGCTTGCGCGCCTGCTGGGCGAGCCGCTCGGCCTCGGCGTGCTCGCTGTCGGCCCGGCGGGTGCGCTCGGCGGCCTCGCGCTCCTCCCGCGCGAGCTCGCGCTCCAGTTCGGCCCGGCGCGCTTTCGCCTGAGCGATCTGCTGCGCGGCGGCCGCACGCTCGGCCTCGGCCCGCGCCGCCCGTGCCTTGGCTTCCTCGAGGTGCTCCTGCGCCTTCAGCCGGCGCTGCTCCGCCTTGGCCCGACGCTGGCGCGGAATCACTACCGCTGCGACGACCAGGGCTAAGAGCACAACCACGATGAGGGCGATGGTGAGCCCGGTCGACATGGCGGCCTCCGTCCATCTCGAAGTGTTTCGGTCGAGACCGGAGTACCCGCCTCCTCCGCCGAGTAAAGATCCCGGGGTCAGGCCTGGCCCGCAGTGGTGGCCCCACGGGGCTCGGACTCACGCACGTAGCGCATGAGCCCCTCCTGCGTCACCGCCGCGACGAGCCGTCCGCGCCGGTCGAAGATGCGCCCCTGGGTGAGCGCGCGCCCGGACCCCGCCGCCGGTGAGGTCTGGTCGTACAGCAGCCAGTCGTCGGCCCGGAACGGCTGCAGGAACCAGAGCGCGTGATCCAGCGACGCGCCCTGGGTCTCCGCGTGCGGATGCGGCACCCGGGCCGAGCCGAGCAGCGACATGTCGCTCAGGTACGTCAGCACGCAGACGTGGAACACCGGGTCCACCGGGAGCGTGTGGCGGTACCGGATCCAGATCTGCTGCTGCGCCGCCGCGCCCGGCACCCGCGCCACCGACGAGGCCGGCACCGACCGCAGGTCCCAGTCGGGCCACTCGCGCGCGTGCCACGCCGCGATCTCGCCCTGCACGCCGGTGGGGTCGGGCAGGTCCTCCGGGAACGGCACGTCCGGCATCGAGTCCTGGTGCTCCGGACCCTCGTCCTGCACGTGGAACGACGCCGACATGAAGAAGATCGCCTTGCCGCCCTGCACCCCGGTGACCCGGCGGGTGGCGAACGAACGCCCGTCCCGGATGCGGTCGACGAGGTAGACGGTCGGGATGTCGGGTTTGCCGGGCCGGATGAAGTAGCCGTGGAGCGAGTGCACGATGTAGCCGTCGGCGACCGTGCGGACCGCGGCCACCAGCGCCTGGGCCGCGACCTGACCACCGAACGTCCGCTGGAGAAACGTGTCAGGGGTGCTCCCCCGGAAGATGTCGTCCTCGATGCGTTCGATCTCCAGGACCTCATGGATGGTCGCCACCCGCACTACGATGCCATTCGAACGAATGTACGAGACAATAGAGCCATGGATCGCCTGCTCGAGGCGCACCAGCGAGCCGCCGCGTTCTACGCCGGCCAGCTCGCCCGCCTCGCGTGCGGCCCGGCCGTGGACTACCTGCGCAGCCGAGGTATCCCCCGGGCGCTGGCCCGCGCGCGGCCCTGGCGGCTGGGCTACGCACCCTGGGGCCGCACCGCCCTGCTCGACCACCTCCGCCGCTTCGGCCACACCGACGACGAACTCGTCGCCGCGGGCCTGGCCGTGCCCTACGGCGGCCGGCTGACCGACGCGTTCCGCAACCGCGTGATGTTCCCGGTCCGCGGGTCGGACGGCCGGGTACGCGGCTTCGTGGGCCGCGACCTGTCCGGCCACCCCCGCGTACCGCGCTACCGCAACAGCGCGACGACGCCGCTCTACACCAAGAGCAACCACCTCTACGCGCTGACCGAGCGGGTGACGGGTGGGGAGGCGCCGGCGGCGGTGCTGGTGGTGGAGGGGCCGGCCGACGCGGTCGCGCTCTCCCGGTTGCCGGTGGGAGCGGAGGGGCGCTGGGCGGCGGTGTCCACCTGCGGGACGGCGCTCACCGGTGGGCAGGTGGAGTTGCTGGCCTCGGCGGTCGCGCCCGGCACGGCGGTGATCGTGTGCTTCGACCCCGATGCCGCCGGTCGGCGGGCCGCTGACCGGGCGTACCAGCTGCTGTACGACTGGGCCGGGCCGGTGGACGCGATCGTGCTGCCGCCGGGCACCGACCCGGCGGCGCTGGTGGCCCGCTCCGGGCCGCAGGGCGCCGATCGTGTGCTGCGGCGGTGTCGCACGTCCCTGCTGGCGGCCCGGGTCGGCTTCGGTCTGGCCGGCCGCCGTCTGGACGAGATCGAAGGGCGCGTCACCGCGCTGCGTGCCGCCGGCGCCCTGCTCCGCCGCTCGACGGAACGGGCTCCTCGCGACGCTCCCCTGATCCCCGCGATCGCCCACTCGCTGAGCGTCCGCCTCGGCATCGACGGCGCGACGACCGCCGACAGCATCTACCCGCCCTGATCGGGGAGGGCGCGCGGATTCCCGCGCGCCCTCCCCGGAGCTAGAGGCCGAAGCGCTCGGCCAGCAGCGTCCGGTGGTGCAGCGGATCACCGAACAGCAGCTGCGACGACTTGGCGCGCTTGAAGTACAGGTGCGCCGGATGCTCCCAGGTGAACCCGATCCCGCCGTGCACCTGGATGTTCTCCGCCGCCACCGCGAAGTACGCCTCGCCGACGTACGCCTTCGCCAGCGACGCCACGGTGGCCAGGGACGCCTCGCCGGACGCGGCCACCGCCGCCGCGTGGTAGGCCGCCGAGCGGGATCCCTCCACCGCGACCAGCATGTCGGCGCACTTGTGCTTGATCGCCTGGAACGAGCCGATCGGGCGCCCGAACTGGAGCCGCTCGCGTGCGTACGTCGTCGCCTGCGTGAGGACGGCGCGCGCTCCCCCGACGCTCTCGTTCACCAGTGCCACGCAGGCCAGGCGCAGCACGTGGTCGAGGATCTCGTCGGCCGTGCCTTCGGTGCCGATCAACCGGGCCGACACTTCGTCGAACACCAGGTCGGCCTGCTTACGGGTCAGATCCATCGTGGACAGCGGATGCGCCGACACCCCGGCGGCGCCCTTCTCGACCGCGAACAGCGACGGCCCGGCGTCCGCGCACGCCACCACGAGAAGCAGGTCGGCGAGTGCGCCGTCGAGCACGAAGTGCCGTGAACCGCTCAGCGTGTACCCGGCCGGCGTGCTCCTGGCCTCCACCGCGCCGTCGAACTGGCCGGTGTCGTTGGCGTAGGCCAGCGTCGCGATCGTCGAGCCGCTCGCGATGCCCGGCAGGAGCTCCTTCTTCGCCTCCTCGTCGTCCGACGCCAGCAGGGCGGACGCGGCGAGCACGGCGGAGGCGAGGAACGGCGACGGTAGCAGCGCCGCCCCCATCTCCTCGAGCACCAGGCACAGCTCGACGAAACCGAAGCCGGAGCCGCCGTACTCCTCCGGGATGTGGAGCCCGGGCAGTCCGAGCTGCTCGCTCAGCTGCTTCCACACCGCCGGGTCGTAGCCCTCGTCGGTCTCCATGAACCGGCGCACCGACGACTCGGGCGAGGTGCGCTCGAGGAACGTCCGCACCGTCGTGCGCAGTTCTTCCTGTTCCGGGGAGAAAATGCTCATCGCGGCACGTCCTTCCAGGCCACGCCCTTGTCGACCCGTACGTCGCCGGGCAGACCGAGCACTCGCTCCCCGAGGATGTTGCGGAGCACCTCGGACGTACCGCCCTCGATGGTGTTGGCGCGCGTCCGCAGGAACACGGTCTGCGTCGACGGGATCCCGTTGCTGCCGTAGGGCAGCGTCGGGCGGCGCATCTCGTAGTCGGGGATCAGCGTGCCGGACGAGCCGAGCAGGTCCAGCTGGAACTCGGCCGCGCGCCGGTTGAACTCGGCCGAGGTCAGCTTCAGCACCGACCCCTCCGGGCCTGGTGTGCCGCGGTTGCCGGCGGCGGCCGCGCGCACCGCGGTGAGGTAGTTGACGTTCGCCTCGATCCAGAGGCGCACCGCCTGGTCGCGGCGCACCGGGTTGCCCTCGCCGCGGGAGGCCGCGACGCGGTAGCCCTCGAGGAGGTCGGCGCCGGGCTCGTCGCGGGTCGCGATCGCGCCGCCGAGCGAGACGCGCTCGTTCATCAGCGTCGTCGTACCGACCCGCCAGCCGTCGCCGACGTCACCGAGCCGGTCGCTGTCGGACACCCGCACGCTGTCGAAGAACACCTCGTTGAACTCGGCGGCGCCGGTCATCTGCCGGAGCGGCCGTACGTCGACTCCCGGCGCTTTCATGTCGACGAGGAACGCGGTGATGCCGCGGTGCTTCGGGACGTCGGGGTCGGTGCGGGCGAGGATCAGACCGCGGCTCGCGAGGTGCGCGAACGAGGTCCACACCTTCTGGCCGTCGAGGATCCAGTCGTCGCCGTCCCGGCGGGCCCTGGTGGCGAGGCCGGCCACGTCGGACCCGGCGGAGGGCTCGCTGAACAACTGGCTCCAGACCTCTTCGCCGGTGTAGAGCGGCCGGAGGTACCGCGCGCGCTGCTCGGGCGTGCCGTGGGCCAGGATCGTCGGGCCGCACATGCCGATGCCGATGGGGTTGTACGAGCCCGGATGCGGTGCCCCGGCCTCGGTCAGGCGCTGTTCGACGAGACCCTGGAGGGCGGGGTCGGCGTGGCGACCACCGTCGGCCGGGTCCACCCAGACCCAGGCGAGACCGGCGTCGAACCGCGCGCCGAAGAACTCGTGCGGGTCGGTGGTGGCGGGTGGATGCTCGCGGAGTAACGCGTCGATCGCGTCGTTGAGCTGCTCGGAGGACAACAGCGTCTCCTTCCCGGTGGCGGGTAGTTATGTACCCGTCCGCCCGAAGTTAACAGACGTTCGCCGTCCACCGACAGCGATGGCCCGCAGCGGACGCTGCGGGCCATCGAAAACGGTGCGCTAGTGCATCATCACCGGGGGTGCACCCTCGGCTTCGTCGTCGAGGAGGTGCGACTCCTCCCGCTTGCGGGGCAGGAAGAACGCCGCTCCGAGCGTCACCACGCAGAGCGCCAGCGCCACCCAGTAGGTGTGCGCGAACGCCTCCGCCGCCTCCTGCAGACCCTTGGCGACGGCCTCCGGGCCGCCGACCTGCTGGACGATCCGCGGGTCCTGCTGCGCGGCGATCGCCGGCAGCGCGAGCTGCGAGTCCTTGAGGCCGTTGGTGAGCAGCACCGACATCAGCGCGACGCCGACGGAGCTGGCGATCTGCTGGGTGATGTTCAGCAGCGTCGAACCGCGCGCCACCTCGCTGTTGGTCAGCGTCCGCAGCGCGCTGGTCATGATCGGCATCATCGTGAGGCCCATGCCGAGACCGAGCACGAACAGCCACGCGATCAGCACCCCGTAGGAGGTGTCGGCCTCGATCCCGGTCAGGCCGTACATGCCGATGACGATCGCGATGATGCCGAACGGCACGATGCGTCCGACCGGCATCTTGTCCGACAGCGCACCGGCGATCGGCATCGTGACCATCGCGCCCAGACCCTGCGGGGCGACGAGCAGACCGGCCATCAGCACGGACTCACCGCGGATCTGCTGGAAGTACGTCGGCACCAGCAGCAGGCCACCGAAGAACGCGACCGCGAACAGGAACATCGTGATGATGCTGACCGTGAGGTTCCGGTTCTTGAACAGGCGCAGGTCGAGCAGCGGGTGCTGGGGCTTGAACGAGTAGATGACGAACCCGATCACCAGCAGGATGCCGACCAGGGCCGGAATCCAGACCTTGTTGGCCGTGATCGTGCCGGCCTCCGGGATCGACGAGACGCCGTAGAGGAACAGCGCGAGACCCGGCGACATCATCAGCATGCCGACGAAGTCGAACGACTCGGACGGCTGCGGCGAGTCGGACGGCAGCACGAGCTGGGAGTAGATCAGCGCGCCGATACCGATCGGGACGTTGATCAGGAAGATCCAGTGCCAGCTCGCGGCGTCGATCAGCCAGCCACCGAGGATCGGCCCACCGATCGGGCCGAGCAGCATCGGCACGCCCAGGATGGCCATCAGCCGACCCATGCGCTTCGGGCCGGCGGCCCTGGTCATGATCGTCATGCCGAGCGGCATCAGCATTCCGCCGCCGAGGCCCTGCAGCACGCGGAAGCCGATCAGCGCCTCGATGTTCCAGGCGGCGGCACAGAGCGCGGAGCCGGCGGTGAACAGCGCGATCGCCGTCATGTAGAGGCGCTTGGTGCCGAACCGGTCGGCGGCCCACCCGGTGAGCGGGATCACGGTGGCCAGAGCCAGCGTGTAGGCGGTCACCGTCCAGGCGACCTGCGCGTACGACAGCGGCTCGTCGACCGAGCCGAACTCGGTCTGGAACGTCGGCAGAGCGACGTTGACGACCGTGATGTCGAGAATCGACATGATGGCGCCGAGGACGACAACCCCGGCCACCTTGAGTATGTCGGGTGTGATCTTGTCGTCGTTGGCCGTGGCTACGTCTGCCATGAGTACTTTCCCTCGTGCCGATCCGTAAGGCAGGGTGGATTAATTTTACGCTCGTTAGATTCTTACTGCATCGATGCACGGAACCAAAACCAAAATAAAGTGACGATCCGTCACAGCATCGACGCCCGGATGAACAACCGGCCCGGCCGAGCGGCGTATTCCCACTATCGGCAGGTTCCTTGCATCAGCCAAACAATCTGGGCCGACGCTACCCCACGCCGCTTCCGACCGCGTTCCCGCCCGTCACCGCCGGGGTCGACGGCCGCTCGCGTGACGTCGCCAGCACCGAACCGATCAGGATCAGGACGAACGCGACGCCGATCAACAGCGTCAGGCGCTCCCCCAGCACGACGACGCCCGCGAGCACGGCGACCGCCGGGTTGACGTAGGTGAACACGGTGGCGCGTACCGGCCCGACCTCGCGGATCAGCGCGAAATACACCAGGAACGCCGCCGTCGTGCAGACGAGGCCGAGCGCGGCGATCGCACCGAGCACCGACGGCTCGGGCCGGGTGTCGGGCCAGGTGACGATCGCGGCCGGCGCGTAGAGCAGCGCCGCGAGGCTGAGCGAGACCGCCGTGAGCGGCAGGCCCGGCACGTCGTCCAGGTAGCGGATGACGATGAGCGGCGCGACCGCGTACCCCACTGCGGTGAGCAGCACCTCGACGGTCGGCCAGGCGTCGCCGCCCCGCAGGGTGGGTGCGACGAGCACCGCCACCCCGCCCAGCCCGACGAGCAGACCGGCCAGCCGCGTGCGGCCCAGCCGCTCGGTGCCCCCGGTGAGCCGGACCGCGATCGCGCCGAGGACCGGGACCGTCGCGATCAGCAGGCCGGCCAGCGAACTCGGCAGCGTGCGTTCGGCGTCGGTGAGGAAGAACCAGGGGCCGACGAGCTCCAGCAGCGTGAACGCGACCACCGGGCGCCACCGCCGCAGCACCGTGCGGACCCCGCCGTTGCGTAGCGCGAACGGGAGCAGCAGCAGGCCGCCCATCGCCACCCGGGCGAACACGACGACCGGGACCGCGACGTCCTCCACCGCGACTTTGATGAGCAGGTAGGGAATGCCCCAGACGATGCTCATGACGACGAACAGCAGCCAACCGCGACGGGACACGGCTCGACGATAGGGGCCGCGAGCGGGCGGCCGATCGGAGGCGGGCCGGCTGTCCGTCGGCTTTCGATGTCTGGCGGTGGTGGGATTCTCCGGGCGGGCAGAGTCGCCAAACAGACAGCCGGTGCGCCTCCGGACACGCGAACGGCGGCCTAAGGTGACCGCGTGGCGGCAGCGGGAACTCGGCTAGGGGTCGACTTCGGGACATCGAACACGGTGGCGGTCCTCGCCCGGTCCGACGGCCGGGTCAACCCGCTGCTGGTGGACGGCCAGCCGCAGCTCCCGTCGGCGGTGTGCGCGACGCCCGCGAAAGAACTGCTCGTCGGACGAGCCGCGCTGCACACCGCCCGGTTGCACCCCGACGGGTTCGAGCCCAACCCCAAGCGCCGGATCGACGACGGGGTCGTGCTGCTCGGCGCGGGCGAGTACGAGGTCGTGGAGCTGTTCGCCGCCGTGCTGCGCCGGGTCGCGGACGAGACCCGGCGGGTCACCGGGGCGGCGGCGCCGGACGAGATCCGCATCACCCACCCCGCGGTGTGGGGCGGCGCCCGGCGCGATCTGCTGCGCCGGTCGGCGGTCGCGGCGGGATGGCCGGCGCAGGCCGTCGGGCTGGTGCCCGAGCCGGTGGCGGCCGCGGCGGCGTTCGCCGAGGTGCACGGGGCGCGGCTGCCGATCGGCGGGAACGCGCTGGTCTACGACCTGGGCGGCGGCACGTTCGACGCCACCGTGCTGCGTCGGACCGCATCCGGGTACGACGTCCGGGCGACCGACGGGCTCGTCGACGCCGGCGGCCTGGACATCGACCACGCGATCCTCACCCACGTCGGCGCGGTGGTGCAGAAACGCAAGCCCGACGCGTGGCGCGCGCTGACCTCCCCCGACACCGCCGCCGAGCGCCGGGCGCGGTGGCTGTTCCAGGACGACGTGCGCGGAGCGAAGGAACTGCTCTCCTCGGCCGCGTCGACGTTGATCCCGGTGCCGCTCATCGACGACGAGATCCCGCTGACGCGCACCGAGCTGGACGCGCTGACGCGCCCGCTGGTGGAGCGGACGATCGTGTCCGTGCAGGGCGTGTTGCGCGAGGCCGGGCTCACCCCCGGCGATCTGTCGGCGATGTTCCTGGTGGGTGGCTCGACGAGGATTCCGCTGGTGGCGACCATGCTGCACCGGACGCTCGGGGTCGCGCCCACGGTGCTGGAACAGCCGGAGCTGATCGTGGCGGAAGGGGCGCTGCGGGTACGCGCGTTCGACGCCGCGCCAGTGGGTGGGGTTCCGCCGGCCTCGGCGCCGCCGTTCCCCGGCCCGCGGTCGGGACCGCCCCAGCAGGTGCCGGCGCAGTACTCCGCACCGCCCGCGTCGGCGCCTCCGTACCGGGCTCCTTCGCCCGGCTTTCCGTCGCACGGGGCTCCCTCTCCGGGTGCGGCTTCCCCGGGAGCGGCCGCTCACGGGGGCGGCTCACACGGGGTCGGCTCGCACGGGGGAGGCCCGCACGGGGGCAGCTCACACGGGGGCAGCTCACACGGGGGCAGCTCACACGGGGGCGGCCCGCACGGGGGAGGCCCGCACGGGGGAGGCCCGCATGGGGGGCATTTGCCGGGCGGGCCGCAGCACGGGGCGGGGGGTCCGCAGTATCCGGGGCCTCGGCCGCCGGCGAACCAGCCCGCGCCCGTGTCGCACTCGGGGCCGCCGTTCCCGCCCCGAGCGGCGAACCACCCGGGTGGCTGGCGCCCCGCGCAGCCCACGATGCCCTACCCCGAGCCCCAGGCCGCGCCGGGAGTGGCGCGCGGCGAGCGCGACTTCCGCTCCGCCGAAGCCGCTCCCGCTCCCTACAGCTCCTCCCCTGCCGCCCCGGTCAGCGCGAGCCCGTTCCACGCCACCCCGGTGAGCGGCCCAGCCGCCGGCGCAGCCCCGATCAGCGGCGGAGGCGCCAGTGCGGCCCCGGTCAGCGGCCCAGCTGCCGGAGCAGCCCCGATCAGCGGCTCAGCGGCCAGCGCGGCCCCCGTGAGCGGCCGAGCCGGCGGCGCCGCGCCGGTGAGTGGCCCAGCCGCCGGTGCGGCGCCGGTGAGCGGCCCGGCCTCCGGAGCAGGTCGCGCCGCCGGTGCGGCCCCCGTCAGCGGCCCGGCGGCAGGCGCAGCTCGGGCCGCCGGTGCGGCCCCCGTGAGCGGCCCAGCCGCCGGCGCGTTCCCCGTGAGCGGCCCAGCGGCCGGCGCGTTCCCCGTGAGCGGCCCAGCCGGAAGCGCGGCCCCCGTGAGCGGCGCCGGCCCGATCAACGGCCCAGCGGGCGCAGCCCCGGTCAGCGGCCCGGCATCTGGAACTGCTCGCGCCGCCGGTGCGGCTCCCGTCAGCGGCCCGGCAGTGGGTGCGGCCCCGGTGAGCAGCGCCGCCGTCGGAGCAGCAGCAGTGAACGCCCGACCCGTCAGCGCGATCCCCGTCAGCGCCGCGCCGGTCAGCGCCGCGCCCCTGAGCGCGGCCCCCGCCAGTGCCCCGCCCCTGAGCGCCGCCCCACACAACGCCGCCCCACACAACGCCGCCCCACACAACGCCGCCCCCGTCAGCGCTGCCCCCGTCAGCGCCGGCCCTGACACCGGCAAACCGACCGTGCAGGTGCGCACCATGCACCAGACCGGTGAGTCCGTGGAGTTCCGCGGCCACGACGGACCGGTTTCGAGTCTGGTGATCAGCC contains:
- a CDS encoding DMT family transporter, coding for MSRRGWLLFVVMSIVWGIPYLLIKVAVEDVAVPVVVFARVAMGGLLLLPFALRNGGVRTVLRRWRPVVAFTLLELVGPWFFLTDAERTLPSSLAGLLIATVPVLGAIAVRLTGGTERLGRTRLAGLLVGLGGVAVLVAPTLRGGDAWPTVEVLLTAVGYAVAPLIVIRYLDDVPGLPLTAVSLSLAALLYAPAAIVTWPDTRPEPSVLGAIAALGLVCTTAAFLVYFALIREVGPVRATVFTYVNPAVAVLAGVVVLGERLTLLIGVAFVLILIGSVLATSRERPSTPAVTGGNAVGSGVG
- a CDS encoding Hsp70 family protein, translating into MAAAGTRLGVDFGTSNTVAVLARSDGRVNPLLVDGQPQLPSAVCATPAKELLVGRAALHTARLHPDGFEPNPKRRIDDGVVLLGAGEYEVVELFAAVLRRVADETRRVTGAAAPDEIRITHPAVWGGARRDLLRRSAVAAGWPAQAVGLVPEPVAAAAAFAEVHGARLPIGGNALVYDLGGGTFDATVLRRTASGYDVRATDGLVDAGGLDIDHAILTHVGAVVQKRKPDAWRALTSPDTAAERRARWLFQDDVRGAKELLSSAASTLIPVPLIDDEIPLTRTELDALTRPLVERTIVSVQGVLREAGLTPGDLSAMFLVGGSTRIPLVATMLHRTLGVAPTVLEQPELIVAEGALRVRAFDAAPVGGVPPASAPPFPGPRSGPPQQVPAQYSAPPASAPPYRAPSPGFPSHGAPSPGAASPGAAAHGGGSHGVGSHGGGPHGGSSHGGSSHGGSSHGGGPHGGGPHGGGPHGGHLPGGPQHGAGGPQYPGPRPPANQPAPVSHSGPPFPPRAANHPGGWRPAQPTMPYPEPQAAPGVARGERDFRSAEAAPAPYSSSPAAPVSASPFHATPVSGPAAGAAPISGGGASAAPVSGPAAGAAPISGSAASAAPVSGRAGGAAPVSGPAAGAAPVSGPASGAGRAAGAAPVSGPAAGAARAAGAAPVSGPAAGAFPVSGPAAGAFPVSGPAGSAAPVSGAGPINGPAGAAPVSGPASGTARAAGAAPVSGPAVGAAPVSSAAVGAAAVNARPVSAIPVSAAPVSAAPLSAAPASAPPLSAAPHNAAPHNAAPHNAAPVSAAPVSAGPDTGKPTVQVRTMHQTGESVEFRGHDGPVSSLVISPDSTRLATAGADRTVRIWDLATGRRIVTLTGHTARVNGLASSPDGSRLASVADDLSVRIWNPATGTELANLTGHTDMVRAVAFHRDGVRIATGSFDHTVRLWDIRSGATVGTLTGHTDVVRAVAFHPDGRRVVTGSFDQTVRIWDVETGRLLASLSGHGLVHSVAFSPDGRILATAGVDGAARLWEADSGRPLGERLAGHSGAVTAVAFRPDSRALATAGIDGTARLWNVMSGRALTAPIGGHTAALTSVAFAPDARALVTGSHDTTARVHPI